Proteins encoded by one window of Porphyrobacter sp. YT40:
- a CDS encoding 2-hydroxychromene-2-carboxylate isomerase, which translates to MTKRVELVFDFVSPNAYLIWWPLRELVNRHEAELDVIPVFLAGMHKLTGNAPPMHRDAEVKGKNEYAMLEMERFIAKHGLTKYRLHPQFPFNSILLQRMLFAADQDGRGVQFVEALLRPIWEEGLDIASPEAIGAVLTDAQFDAADLFARAQSDDVKQGLAANTDAVVARGAFGIPTMFVGTSGAPAESFEMFFGKERLGQIEEVLAKG; encoded by the coding sequence ATGACCAAACGTGTTGAACTCGTCTTCGATTTCGTCAGCCCCAACGCCTACCTGATCTGGTGGCCGCTGCGTGAATTGGTGAACCGCCATGAGGCCGAGCTCGACGTAATCCCGGTGTTCCTTGCCGGGATGCACAAGCTGACCGGCAATGCCCCCCCGATGCACCGCGATGCCGAGGTGAAGGGCAAGAACGAATATGCGATGCTCGAGATGGAGCGCTTCATCGCGAAGCATGGTCTCACCAAATATCGCCTGCACCCGCAGTTTCCGTTCAATTCGATCCTGCTTCAGCGGATGCTCTTCGCTGCCGATCAGGACGGGCGCGGGGTGCAGTTCGTCGAGGCGCTGCTGCGGCCGATCTGGGAGGAGGGGCTCGACATCGCCTCGCCCGAAGCCATCGGCGCGGTGCTGACGGACGCGCAGTTCGACGCCGCCGACCTCTTCGCCCGCGCGCAGAGCGACGACGTGAAGCAGGGCCTTGCCGCCAACACCGATGCGGTGGTCGCGCGCGGGGCCTTCGGCATCCCGACGATGTTTGTCGGCACGAGCGGCGCGCCTGCCGAAAGCTTCGAGATGTTTTTCGGCAAGGAACGCCTCGGCCAGATCGAGGAAGTGCTCGCGAAAGGCTGA
- a CDS encoding phospholipid carrier-dependent glycosyltransferase, translating into MAQAQAPSSPAAAPPLRPSDPLGWCLALTGLFALISGWRLAIPSIPYFDEVHYLPAAREILSWWQTGQGSYLNREHPLLAKLLIALGMGLFGDTPLGWRIMPWACGVLAFFAATRALWHASHDRFATIAFAVLLGTGFHLFIHTRIAMLDIVMVAALTVAAWQFAAACAQPEEGRWRLALTGIAIGAALGAKWNAIPLAVVPGITFFIARALAGRRRLLLSRRGAPVPGITLVEAFVWLGILPLAVYALTFLPGYWLADYLHPSPLAEKGLIGFHRHIFELQSQLMTPHRYMSTWPQWVLNARGVWYLFEPIDGAQRGVLLIGNPLTMWLGLPALLWCLGRGIWQRDRARLAVVIGYAVSLGFWIVAPKPVQFYYHYFVPSFFLLAALALTCSDLRRWTRGKWLAWGIPAASVLVFAGFFPIIAALPLADGDSYKTWAWVRGWR; encoded by the coding sequence ATGGCCCAAGCGCAAGCGCCCTCCTCTCCCGCCGCTGCCCCGCCCCTTCGCCCAAGCGATCCGCTGGGGTGGTGTCTGGCGCTGACCGGGCTGTTCGCCCTCATCAGCGGATGGCGGCTGGCGATCCCCTCGATCCCCTATTTCGACGAGGTGCACTACCTCCCCGCCGCGCGCGAGATCCTGTCGTGGTGGCAGACCGGGCAAGGCAGCTATCTCAACCGCGAGCATCCGCTGCTCGCCAAGCTGCTGATTGCGCTGGGCATGGGGCTGTTCGGCGACACCCCGCTGGGCTGGCGCATCATGCCTTGGGCCTGCGGCGTGCTGGCGTTTTTCGCCGCGACCCGCGCGCTGTGGCATGCGAGCCATGATCGCTTCGCCACGATCGCCTTCGCCGTCTTGCTGGGGACGGGTTTTCACCTCTTCATCCACACCCGCATCGCGATGCTCGACATCGTGATGGTGGCGGCGCTGACCGTGGCTGCATGGCAGTTCGCCGCCGCCTGCGCCCAGCCGGAAGAGGGCCGCTGGCGGCTGGCACTGACCGGCATCGCGATCGGGGCCGCGCTGGGGGCCAAGTGGAACGCCATTCCGCTCGCGGTGGTACCGGGGATCACCTTCTTCATCGCCCGCGCGCTGGCCGGGCGGCGGCGCCTGCTGCTCAGCCGCAGGGGTGCGCCGGTACCGGGCATCACATTGGTCGAGGCCTTCGTGTGGCTCGGCATCCTGCCGCTCGCAGTCTATGCCCTGACCTTCCTGCCGGGCTATTGGCTGGCCGACTATCTCCACCCCTCGCCGCTGGCCGAGAAGGGGCTGATCGGGTTCCACCGCCACATCTTCGAGCTGCAAAGCCAGTTGATGACCCCGCACCGCTACATGAGCACCTGGCCGCAATGGGTGCTGAACGCGCGCGGGGTGTGGTATCTGTTCGAGCCGATTGACGGGGCACAGCGCGGGGTGCTGCTGATCGGCAATCCGCTGACGATGTGGCTCGGCCTGCCCGCGCTGCTGTGGTGCCTGGGGCGCGGGATTTGGCAGCGCGACCGCGCGCGGCTGGCGGTGGTGATCGGCTATGCGGTGAGCCTCGGCTTCTGGATCGTCGCGCCCAAGCCGGTGCAGTTCTATTACCACTATTTCGTGCCGAGCTTCTTCCTGCTCGCCGCGCTGGCGCTGACCTGCAGCGACCTGCGCCGCTGGACTCGAGGCAAGTGGCTCGCGTGGGGCATCCCTGCGGCTTCGGTGCTGGTCTTCGCCGGCTTCTTCCCGATCATCGCCGCCCTGCCGCTGGCCGATGGCGACAGTTACAAGACCTGGGCCTGGGTGCGCGGTTGGCGGTAA
- a CDS encoding TetR/AcrR family transcriptional regulator: MQTARLSRETLLPLLAAHVLEHGLGEASLRPLAKAAGTSDRMLIYHFGNKETLITELLDYIAGVYSAALDMALGEGRAATRRECFDRLLEQGRQPGMQAFLVLWWEIVAGAARGLPGYRTAADRMMTRQLEWLERQMPEGDPDPAGGARYLMTLLEGALMLATVGHERTASEGLLASDLGAH, translated from the coding sequence ATGCAGACCGCCCGATTGTCCCGCGAAACGCTGCTCCCGCTGCTCGCCGCCCATGTGCTCGAACATGGGCTGGGCGAGGCGAGCCTGCGCCCGCTCGCCAAGGCGGCAGGCACCAGCGACCGAATGCTGATCTACCATTTCGGCAACAAGGAGACGCTGATCACTGAGCTGCTCGACTACATCGCCGGGGTCTACTCCGCCGCGCTCGACATGGCGCTGGGCGAGGGGCGCGCCGCGACCCGCAGGGAATGCTTCGACCGGCTGTTGGAGCAGGGGAGGCAGCCGGGGATGCAGGCGTTCCTCGTGCTGTGGTGGGAAATCGTCGCCGGTGCGGCGCGCGGCCTGCCGGGCTATCGCACCGCCGCCGACCGGATGATGACGCGCCAGCTTGAATGGCTCGAACGGCAGATGCCCGAAGGCGATCCCGATCCCGCCGGGGGCGCGCGTTACCTCATGACCCTGCTCGAAGGCGCGCTGATGCTGGCGACTGTCGGCCACGAGCGCACCGCGAGCGAAGGACTGCTTGCGAGCGACCTCGGCGCGCACTAA
- a CDS encoding TlyA family RNA methyltransferase gives MPERPPPTPKPQKRRVDQLLVERGLAESRARAQALVMAGLVFAGETKIDKPGHQIAEDAALDVRGRDHPWVSRGGIKLAHALTHFGLDPAGAVAMDIGSSTGGFTDVLLQNGAAHVFCVDSGTNQLAWKLREDPRVTVLEQLSARLLTPEHIDRPCNWVVCDASFISLSKVLEVPLQLAAPQCRLVALIKPQFEVGREEVGKGGVVRDPTLHARVCDEVREWIEGLSWQVDGIVESPITGPQGNVEFLIAARRG, from the coding sequence ATGCCCGAACGTCCGCCTCCCACACCCAAGCCGCAAAAGCGCCGCGTCGATCAGTTGCTGGTTGAGCGCGGCCTCGCCGAGAGCCGCGCGCGGGCGCAGGCGCTGGTGATGGCGGGGCTGGTGTTCGCGGGCGAGACCAAGATCGACAAGCCCGGTCACCAGATCGCGGAAGATGCCGCGCTCGACGTGCGCGGGCGCGATCATCCCTGGGTGAGCCGGGGCGGGATCAAGCTGGCGCACGCTTTGACACATTTCGGGCTCGATCCGGCAGGCGCTGTGGCGATGGATATCGGTTCGTCCACCGGTGGCTTCACCGATGTGCTGCTGCAGAATGGCGCGGCGCATGTCTTCTGCGTCGACAGCGGCACCAACCAGCTCGCATGGAAGCTGCGTGAAGACCCGCGCGTGACCGTGCTCGAACAGCTCTCCGCGCGGCTGCTCACGCCCGAGCACATCGACCGCCCGTGCAATTGGGTGGTGTGCGATGCGAGCTTCATCAGCCTGTCGAAGGTGCTCGAAGTCCCGCTGCAACTGGCGGCGCCGCAATGCCGCCTCGTCGCGCTCATCAAGCCGCAGTTCGAGGTCGGGCGCGAGGAAGTGGGCAAGGGCGGGGTGGTGCGCGATCCCACGTTGCACGCGCGGGTGTGCGACGAAGTGCGCGAGTGGATCGAGGGGCTTAGTTGGCAGGTCGACGGTATCGTGGAAAGCCCGATCACCGGCCCGCAGGGAAATGTCGAATTCCTGATCGCCGCCCGGCGCGGCTGA
- a CDS encoding glycosyltransferase family 2 protein, whose translation MSLELAIILPTLNERGNLAPLVERIDRAIGTAAVWEVIIVDDDSRDGTADEARALALTDPRVRVIQRIGRRGLASAAIEGFCATAAPIVAVMDADHQHDPALLPGMLSALQSGQAEICVASRFAEGASTAEWAMPERERLSTYANAIARKITGVELTDPMSGYFMLPAATARTLVPRLSGIGFKILLDLLATADAPMKVKEFPLNFAARREGESKLDRAILFDFLAGLYDKTLGKVIPTRFALFGTVGALGVVVHFAVLSALLFAFGERFAIAQTAAVLVAMSFNFWLNNWLTYRDKRLTGAWPLLRGWLGFIATCAVGAFANVAIATFMEGRGIHWAIAALAGIVVGSVWNYALSSRFVWGRF comes from the coding sequence ATGAGCCTTGAGCTTGCCATTATCCTCCCCACGCTCAACGAGCGCGGCAATCTCGCCCCGCTGGTCGAGCGGATCGACCGCGCGATCGGGACGGCGGCGGTGTGGGAGGTCATCATCGTCGATGACGACAGTCGCGACGGTACGGCGGACGAAGCCCGCGCGCTGGCGCTCACCGATCCGCGCGTGCGGGTAATCCAGCGCATCGGGCGGCGCGGCCTCGCGAGCGCCGCGATCGAGGGGTTCTGCGCCACGGCGGCACCTATTGTGGCGGTGATGGACGCTGACCACCAGCACGATCCCGCGCTGTTGCCGGGGATGCTTTCTGCCCTTCAATCCGGCCAGGCCGAGATCTGCGTCGCCAGCCGCTTTGCCGAAGGGGCGAGCACCGCCGAATGGGCCATGCCCGAGCGTGAGCGGCTCTCGACTTACGCCAATGCCATCGCCCGCAAGATCACCGGGGTGGAGCTCACCGATCCGATGAGCGGCTATTTCATGCTCCCCGCCGCGACTGCGCGTACGCTGGTGCCGCGTCTGTCGGGGATCGGTTTCAAAATTTTGCTCGACCTGCTGGCGACCGCCGATGCGCCGATGAAGGTCAAGGAATTCCCCCTCAATTTCGCGGCCCGCCGCGAAGGAGAAAGCAAGCTGGACCGCGCCATTCTGTTCGATTTCCTCGCCGGGCTCTACGACAAGACCCTGGGCAAGGTGATCCCGACCCGCTTCGCCCTGTTCGGCACCGTCGGCGCGCTGGGCGTGGTGGTGCATTTCGCCGTGCTCTCGGCGCTGCTGTTCGCCTTCGGGGAGCGCTTCGCCATCGCCCAGACTGCGGCGGTGCTGGTGGCGATGAGCTTCAACTTCTGGCTCAACAACTGGCTGACCTATCGCGACAAGCGGCTGACCGGGGCGTGGCCGCTGCTGCGCGGCTGGCTGGGCTTCATCGCCACCTGCGCTGTCGGGGCCTTCGCCAATGTCGCGATCGCGACCTTCATGGAAGGCCGCGGCATCCACTGGGCCATCGCCGCGCTGGCGGGGATCGTGGTCGGATCGGTCTGGAACTACGCCCTTTCCAGCCGCTTCGTGTGGGGAAGGTTCTAA
- a CDS encoding aminotransferase class I/II-fold pyridoxal phosphate-dependent enzyme: MKKTTGMDRAATANWRPATRALRGGTWRSEHGETSEALFLTSGYTYDDAATVAARFAGEAEGMTYSRLQNPTVAMLEERIALIEGAEACRAQASGMAAMTAALLCQLSAGDHVVAARAAFGSCRWLVDNLLPKFGIETTVIDSADNAAWEAGIRPNTKVFFFETPANPTLDVVDLAYVCGLAKSHGITTVVDNAFASPVLQRPMEFGADVVAYSATKLMDGQGRVLAGAICASKQWIDEVLMPFQRNTGPTLSAFNAWVVLKGLETLPMRAFKQSEQAVALGEFLEPRVTAAGGHLLHPGLPSHPQHNLVMSQMDATGPIFALDVGTRARAFALLDALKLVDISNNIGDARSLMCHPASTTHAGLTEEARAEMGVTEGLLRINVGLEDIADLTEDMDQALAAAGM, from the coding sequence ATGAAGAAGACCACCGGCATGGACCGCGCCGCCACCGCAAACTGGCGCCCCGCAACCCGCGCGCTGCGCGGCGGCACCTGGCGCAGCGAACACGGCGAGACCAGCGAGGCGCTGTTCCTCACCTCGGGCTATACCTATGACGATGCGGCCACGGTCGCCGCAAGGTTCGCGGGCGAGGCCGAGGGCATGACCTATTCGCGCCTCCAGAACCCGACCGTCGCTATGCTCGAAGAACGCATCGCCCTGATCGAAGGGGCCGAGGCCTGCCGCGCGCAGGCGAGTGGGATGGCGGCGATGACGGCGGCCTTGCTGTGCCAACTTTCGGCGGGCGATCACGTGGTCGCCGCGCGCGCCGCCTTCGGTTCGTGCCGCTGGCTGGTCGACAACCTGCTGCCCAAATTCGGAATCGAAACCACCGTTATCGACAGCGCCGACAACGCCGCGTGGGAGGCCGGGATCCGGCCCAATACCAAGGTGTTCTTCTTCGAGACCCCGGCCAATCCGACGCTCGACGTGGTCGATCTTGCTTACGTTTGCGGTCTTGCCAAGTCGCACGGGATCACCACCGTGGTCGACAACGCCTTCGCCTCGCCGGTGTTGCAACGCCCGATGGAATTCGGCGCAGATGTGGTGGCTTACTCCGCGACCAAGCTGATGGACGGGCAGGGCCGCGTGCTGGCGGGTGCGATCTGCGCCAGCAAGCAATGGATCGACGAGGTGCTGATGCCGTTCCAGCGCAACACCGGGCCGACGCTTAGCGCCTTCAACGCCTGGGTCGTGCTGAAGGGGCTGGAGACGCTGCCGATGCGCGCCTTCAAGCAATCCGAACAGGCGGTGGCGCTGGGCGAATTCCTCGAACCGCGCGTGACGGCGGCGGGCGGCCATCTGCTCCACCCCGGCCTGCCGAGCCACCCGCAGCACAATCTCGTGATGTCGCAGATGGATGCCACCGGCCCGATCTTCGCACTCGACGTCGGCACGCGCGCGCGCGCCTTTGCGCTGCTCGATGCGTTGAAGCTGGTCGATATCTCCAACAATATCGGCGATGCGCGCAGCCTGATGTGCCACCCCGCCTCGACCACCCACGCCGGCCTCACCGAAGAGGCGCGCGCGGAAATGGGCGTGACCGAGGGGCTTTTGCGCATCAACGTGGGGCTGGAGGACATCGCCGACCTCACCGAAGACATGGACCAGGCGCTCGCCGCGGCGGGAATGTGA
- a CDS encoding recombination protein O N-terminal domain-containing protein produces the protein MTARASAILLGSRPQRETGAMARLLTADRGLVAAYVAGGRGRQMRAVMVPGNRVAAEFSTRPGSQLAFARLELEQSRAALMTEPLPAAAIQWVCSLTAAVLPERQPYPALHTALDALLEAVAIAPSARGWVSGLAAYEALLLSELGYGGQAPPPAPDWPAQIAMLGILEGQLATYLLAGDRRDVMGARKLLTERLARIG, from the coding sequence ATGACCGCGCGAGCCTCTGCCATCCTGCTCGGCTCGCGCCCTCAGCGTGAGACCGGGGCGATGGCGCGTCTGCTGACCGCTGACCGCGGGCTGGTCGCCGCCTATGTTGCGGGCGGGCGGGGGCGGCAGATGCGCGCGGTGATGGTGCCGGGCAACCGCGTCGCCGCCGAATTCAGCACCCGACCCGGCAGTCAGCTCGCTTTTGCCCGGCTCGAGCTGGAACAGTCGCGCGCCGCGCTGATGACCGAGCCGCTGCCTGCCGCCGCGATCCAGTGGGTCTGCTCCCTGACTGCCGCCGTGCTTCCCGAACGCCAGCCTTATCCGGCACTCCACACGGCGCTCGACGCGCTGCTGGAGGCGGTCGCTATCGCCCCCTCGGCGCGCGGCTGGGTAAGCGGGCTGGCGGCCTATGAGGCGTTGCTGCTGTCCGAACTCGGCTATGGCGGGCAGGCCCCGCCACCCGCGCCCGATTGGCCTGCGCAAATCGCGATGCTGGGGATACTCGAAGGCCAGCTGGCGACCTACCTGCTTGCAGGCGACCGCCGCGATGTTATGGGCGCACGCAAGCTGCTGACCGAGCGGCTGGCGCGCATAGGCTGA
- a CDS encoding accessory factor UbiK family protein, which produces MQSQNPIIADLVKLANSAAGTMAGMSREARDSARERLREAFGGIDFVSREEFETVKAMAQKAREQADALEARLAALEAKSTKK; this is translated from the coding sequence ATGCAGAGCCAGAACCCGATCATCGCCGACCTTGTCAAACTCGCCAACAGCGCTGCCGGCACGATGGCCGGCATGAGCCGGGAAGCCCGCGATAGCGCGCGCGAACGGCTGCGCGAGGCCTTCGGCGGGATCGATTTCGTTTCGCGCGAGGAGTTCGAGACGGTCAAGGCCATGGCCCAGAAGGCCCGCGAACAGGCCGACGCGCTCGAAGCGCGGCTGGCGGCGCTGGAAGCCAAGTCCACGAAGAAGTAA
- a CDS encoding branched-chain amino acid aminotransferase — translation MQLTRLPHPSPTPDDTRESLIADPGFGTVFTDHMVTIDYDEALGGWQTPTIGPREPIALDPAASVLHYAQEIFEGLKAYRHPDGALGLFRPEANAARFNASAERLAMPALPEDLFLGAIKALLGADGQWYPAVEGGSLYLRPFMIATEAFLGVRPAKKYKFIVIASPAGNYFKSGAKAVSIWISDYTRAAPGGTGAAKCGGNYAASLVPTGQAFAKGHDQVLFLDAVERKWVEELGGMNLFFVFADGTVITPPLTGTILPGITRDSLMTLLTEQGLTVSEAPYSIDQWRADAESGHLVEVMACGTAAVVTAVGKVAGPEGEFTIGAGGIGQTTAKLREQLVGIQTGRVADTHGWVTRV, via the coding sequence ATGCAACTCACGCGCCTGCCTCATCCCTCGCCCACGCCTGACGACACCCGCGAGAGCCTGATCGCCGATCCGGGCTTCGGTACGGTGTTCACCGATCACATGGTCACGATCGATTATGACGAGGCGCTGGGCGGCTGGCAGACCCCGACCATCGGACCGCGCGAGCCCATCGCGCTCGATCCGGCGGCGAGCGTTCTGCATTATGCGCAGGAGATCTTCGAGGGCCTCAAGGCCTATCGCCACCCCGATGGCGCGCTCGGCCTGTTCCGCCCGGAAGCCAACGCCGCGCGCTTCAACGCCTCGGCCGAACGCCTCGCCATGCCGGCCCTGCCCGAAGACCTGTTCCTCGGCGCGATCAAGGCGCTGCTCGGTGCCGACGGCCAGTGGTATCCGGCGGTCGAGGGCGGGTCGCTTTACCTGCGCCCCTTCATGATCGCGACCGAGGCCTTCCTCGGCGTGCGCCCGGCGAAGAAGTACAAGTTCATCGTCATCGCAAGTCCAGCGGGTAACTACTTCAAATCCGGTGCCAAGGCAGTGAGCATCTGGATTTCGGACTACACCCGCGCCGCCCCCGGCGGCACCGGGGCGGCCAAGTGCGGGGGCAATTACGCCGCCAGCCTCGTGCCGACCGGGCAGGCCTTCGCCAAGGGCCACGATCAGGTGCTGTTCCTCGATGCGGTCGAACGCAAGTGGGTCGAGGAGCTCGGCGGCATGAACCTGTTCTTCGTTTTCGCCGACGGCACCGTCATCACCCCGCCGCTGACCGGCACGATCCTGCCCGGCATCACCCGCGACAGCCTGATGACGCTGCTGACCGAACAGGGCCTGACCGTCTCCGAAGCGCCCTATTCGATCGACCAATGGCGCGCCGACGCCGAGAGCGGGCACCTCGTCGAGGTCATGGCCTGCGGCACGGCGGCGGTCGTCACGGCGGTCGGCAAAGTTGCCGGGCCGGAGGGCGAATTCACCATCGGCGCAGGCGGGATCGGCCAGACGACAGCCAAGCTGCGCGAGCAGCTCGTCGGCATCCAGACCGGCCGGGTGGCCGACACGCATGGCTGGGTGACGCGCGTCTAG
- a CDS encoding TspO/MBR family protein, which yields MNVLASPAQLRASFIRWALFMVPLVLLIGFSAGQLGGPNTPWFAGLVKPAIYPPAIAFPIVWTTLFILIGLALALVASAWGAQGRIAALVAFAVHFIVTQSWTLVFFGLQDMTSALMVLGFGVASLLVALALIWRVRRAAVWLLLPYLAWLCFASALNYAFIVANPDGGARGSDGAKTTVQL from the coding sequence ATGAACGTCCTTGCCTCGCCTGCCCAATTGCGTGCGAGCTTTATCCGCTGGGCCCTGTTCATGGTGCCGCTGGTGCTGCTGATCGGCTTTTCCGCCGGACAACTGGGCGGGCCGAACACACCGTGGTTTGCCGGACTGGTGAAGCCCGCGATCTACCCGCCCGCCATCGCCTTTCCGATTGTCTGGACGACCCTGTTCATCCTGATAGGGCTCGCGCTGGCGCTGGTCGCCAGTGCTTGGGGCGCGCAGGGGCGCATCGCGGCGCTGGTGGCGTTCGCGGTCCATTTCATCGTCACGCAGAGCTGGACGCTGGTGTTCTTCGGCCTGCAGGACATGACGAGTGCATTGATGGTGTTAGGCTTCGGCGTCGCCAGTCTGCTGGTTGCGCTGGCGCTGATCTGGCGGGTGCGGCGCGCGGCGGTTTGGCTGCTGCTGCCCTATCTGGCGTGGCTGTGCTTTGCGAGCGCACTTAATTACGCCTTTATCGTCGCCAACCCGGATGGCGGCGCGCGCGGCAGCGATGGAGCGAAAACCACGGTGCAATTGTAG
- the leuB gene encoding 3-isopropylmalate dehydrogenase, giving the protein MKIAVLPGDGIGPEVTAEAVAVLESLALPGLVLFSGDVGGAAYHRHGHPLPEETLAMAREADAVLFGAVGDPSCDALERHLRPEQAILGLRKHLGLFANLRPARVFAGLEHLSPLRADIAGGLDMLIVRELTGDVYFGDKGQRTTDSGEREGWDAMSYAEGEVRRIAHVAFRAAQVAGLPLTSVDKANVLETSQLWRDVVVEVAAEYPEVTLDHMYVDNAAMQVVSHPDRFGVVLTGNLFGDILSDLASAAVGSIGLLPSASLGERQTDFGTFGLYEPIHGSAPDIAGQGKANPMATILSAAMMLRHSFGMEAEATRVEAAVARALADGILGGDLGGTHGTAAIGAAVRERL; this is encoded by the coding sequence ATGAAGATTGCAGTCCTGCCCGGCGACGGGATCGGCCCCGAAGTCACTGCCGAGGCGGTGGCCGTGCTCGAAAGCCTCGCCCTGCCGGGGCTGGTGCTGTTCAGCGGCGATGTCGGCGGGGCGGCCTATCATCGCCACGGGCATCCGCTGCCGGAAGAAACGCTGGCGATGGCGCGTGAGGCCGATGCGGTGCTGTTCGGCGCGGTCGGCGATCCTTCCTGCGACGCGCTGGAGCGGCACCTGCGCCCGGAACAGGCGATCCTCGGCCTGCGCAAGCATCTCGGTCTTTTCGCCAACCTGCGTCCGGCGCGGGTGTTTGCGGGGCTCGAGCACCTCTCGCCGCTGCGCGCGGACATTGCGGGCGGGCTCGATATGCTTATCGTGCGCGAGCTGACGGGCGATGTCTATTTCGGTGACAAGGGCCAGCGCACCACCGACAGCGGCGAGCGCGAGGGGTGGGACGCGATGTCCTATGCCGAGGGGGAGGTGCGCCGCATCGCGCATGTCGCTTTCCGCGCGGCGCAGGTGGCGGGGCTGCCGCTGACCAGCGTCGACAAGGCCAACGTCCTCGAAACCAGCCAGCTGTGGCGCGACGTCGTGGTCGAGGTCGCTGCCGAATACCCCGAGGTCACGCTCGATCACATGTATGTCGACAATGCCGCGATGCAGGTGGTGAGCCACCCCGACCGCTTCGGCGTGGTGCTGACCGGCAATCTGTTCGGCGACATCCTGAGCGATTTGGCCAGCGCCGCCGTGGGTTCCATCGGTCTGCTGCCGAGCGCCTCGCTGGGTGAGCGGCAGACCGATTTCGGCACCTTCGGCCTCTATGAACCGATCCACGGTTCTGCCCCCGATATCGCCGGGCAGGGCAAGGCCAATCCGATGGCGACGATCCTTTCGGCGGCGATGATGCTGCGCCATTCCTTCGGGATGGAGGCCGAGGCTACGCGCGTCGAGGCGGCGGTGGCGCGGGCGCTGGCCGACGGGATCCTCGGCGGCGATCTCGGCGGCACCCACGGGACTGCGGCGATCGGCGCGGCGGTGCGCGAGCGGCTGTAA